A genome region from Geminicoccus roseus DSM 18922 includes the following:
- a CDS encoding DUF4112 domain-containing protein: MHTASMDMNTARHGHRSAAGDRQRSIGDARKRLDRLATVLDSAFRVPGTQIRFGADSALNLIPGAGTIVAQGMSAYLIWEARRLGVPNRLMARMIGNLVVDSAISAVPVIGWVGDVFFKANLKNVALLREHLDREDQVLDLRADRASAG, from the coding sequence ATGCACACCGCATCCATGGACATGAACACGGCGCGCCACGGCCATCGATCCGCTGCCGGCGACCGCCAGCGCTCGATCGGCGACGCCCGCAAGCGCCTGGACCGCCTGGCGACGGTGCTGGACAGCGCGTTCCGCGTGCCGGGCACGCAGATCCGGTTCGGCGCGGATTCGGCCCTGAACCTGATCCCCGGCGCCGGCACGATCGTCGCCCAGGGCATGTCCGCCTACCTGATCTGGGAAGCCCGCCGGCTCGGTGTGCCGAACAGGCTGATGGCGCGGATGATCGGCAACCTCGTGGTCGACAGCGCCATCAGCGCGGTGCCGGTGATCGGCTGGGTGGGCGACGTGTTCTTCAAGGCCAACCTGAAGAACGTGGCGCTGCTGCGCGAGCATCTCGACCGGGAGGACCAGGTCCTCGATTTGCGCGCCGACCGTGCCTCGGCTGGCTGA
- a CDS encoding GFA family protein yields MERFTGGCLCGDVRIVATGRPWRVGLCHCLDCRKHHGALFQATAIFPQEAVAIEGETRDYAGRHFCPRCGSSVFARTGDETEVALGALDAPDQLMPTYESWIVRRESWLPPFPLARHYEHDRESASRFEG; encoded by the coding sequence ATGGAGCGGTTCACCGGCGGTTGCCTGTGCGGCGATGTCCGTATCGTGGCCACGGGCCGCCCATGGCGGGTCGGCCTGTGTCACTGCCTGGACTGCCGCAAGCATCATGGCGCCCTGTTCCAGGCCACCGCGATCTTTCCGCAGGAGGCGGTAGCCATTGAAGGCGAGACCCGGGACTATGCCGGCCGGCATTTCTGTCCCCGCTGCGGCTCGTCCGTGTTCGCGCGCACCGGTGACGAGACCGAGGTGGCCCTGGGGGCCCTGGACGCACCGGACCAGTTGATGCCGACCTATGAGAGCTGGATCGTCCGGCGCGAATCCTGGCTGCCGCCGTTTCCGCTCGCCAGGCACTACGAGCATGACCGGGAGTCCGCCAGCCGCTTCGAGGGGTAG
- a CDS encoding chromate resistance protein ChrB domain-containing protein — MSSTTTIAIAKLQRLIGTPKCPVLVDVRTEEDFAADPRLIPGSARRPHAGVEAWSGALSGRQAVVICQQGRKLSQGVAAWLRHLGIPADVLEGGFAAWAQAGLPAVPAARLPAPDARGRSVWVTRARPKIDRIACPWLIRRFIDPGAVFLFVAPAEVEAVAERFGAAPFDTEGVFWSHRGELCTFDVMLDEFALGTEPLRRLARIVRGADTARLDLAPEAAGLLAASLGLSRMHADDLEQLDAGLGLYDAFYRWCRDATDETHNWPGRKGAAP; from the coding sequence ATGTCGTCGACCACCACCATCGCCATCGCCAAGCTGCAGCGCCTGATCGGCACCCCGAAATGCCCGGTGCTGGTCGATGTGCGCACCGAGGAGGATTTCGCGGCCGACCCGAGGCTGATCCCGGGTTCGGCCCGGCGGCCGCATGCCGGCGTGGAGGCGTGGAGCGGCGCCCTGAGCGGGCGTCAGGCGGTGGTCATCTGCCAGCAGGGTCGCAAGCTGAGCCAGGGGGTCGCCGCCTGGCTGCGCCACCTGGGGATCCCCGCCGATGTGCTGGAAGGCGGCTTCGCCGCCTGGGCGCAGGCGGGGCTGCCCGCGGTGCCGGCCGCCCGGCTGCCCGCGCCGGACGCCCGGGGGCGCAGCGTCTGGGTCACCCGCGCGCGCCCGAAGATCGACCGGATCGCCTGTCCCTGGCTGATCCGCCGCTTCATCGATCCTGGTGCCGTGTTCCTGTTCGTCGCGCCTGCCGAGGTGGAGGCCGTGGCCGAGCGGTTCGGGGCTGCGCCGTTCGACACGGAAGGGGTGTTCTGGAGCCATCGCGGCGAGCTTTGCACCTTCGACGTCATGCTGGACGAGTTCGCGCTCGGCACCGAGCCCCTGCGCCGGCTGGCGCGGATCGTGCGGGGCGCCGACACCGCCCGGCTGGACCTGGCCCCGGAAGCGGCCGGCCTGCTGGCGGCCTCGCTCGGCCTGTCGCGGATGCATGCCGACGACCTGGAGCAGCTCGACGCCGGGCTCGGCCTGTACGACGCCTTCTACCGCTGGTGCCGGGACGCTACCGACGAGACCCACAACTGGCCGGGTCGGAAGGGAGCGGCCCCATGA